Proteins co-encoded in one Polaromonas vacuolata genomic window:
- the tig gene encoding trigger factor, with product MAVTVETLEKLERKITLSLPVNTIKSEVDARLKKLARTVKMDGFRPGKVPMTVVTQRYGYSVHYEVMNDKVGEAFSTAANEAKLRVAGQPRISEKEGTSPEGEMLFDAVFEVFPEVKIGDLASASIEKLTADVSDAAIDKTIDILRKQRRTFAQRAADAPAQDGDRATIDFEGKMDGEPFVGGKAEAYQFLVGEGQMLKEFEDAVRGMSSGESKTFPLNFPADYHGKDVAGKQADFLVTVKKVEAAHLPEVNEALAKSLGIVDGTVEALRADIKKNLDREVKFRLLARNKNAVMDVLVANAELDLPNSSVQSELERMIEGARADLKQRGVKDADKAPIPEEIFRPQAEKRVRLGLVVAELVRSNELQAKPEQLKAHIEELAASYEKPQDVVRWYLSDNNRMAEVEAVVIENNVTDFVLGKVKVSDKSISFDELMAQN from the coding sequence ATGGCCGTGACCGTTGAGACTCTCGAAAAGCTAGAACGCAAAATTACCTTGTCGCTGCCGGTCAATACCATCAAGTCCGAAGTCGATGCACGCTTGAAAAAGCTCGCTCGCACGGTGAAAATGGATGGTTTTCGTCCCGGCAAAGTCCCAATGACAGTGGTGACCCAGCGTTACGGCTACTCGGTTCATTACGAAGTCATGAACGACAAGGTCGGTGAAGCTTTCTCGACTGCCGCCAACGAAGCCAAGCTTCGCGTTGCCGGCCAGCCGCGCATCAGCGAAAAAGAAGGCACTTCACCAGAAGGCGAAATGCTGTTTGATGCTGTGTTTGAAGTTTTCCCTGAAGTCAAAATTGGTGACCTCGCCAGCGCCTCTATCGAAAAGCTCACCGCTGACGTCAGCGACGCTGCAATTGATAAAACCATAGACATTCTGCGCAAACAGCGCCGCACGTTCGCCCAGCGCGCAGCCGATGCGCCAGCGCAAGACGGCGACCGCGCAACCATAGATTTCGAAGGCAAGATGGACGGCGAGCCGTTTGTTGGCGGCAAAGCTGAAGCCTATCAATTCTTGGTTGGCGAAGGCCAGATGTTGAAAGAATTTGAAGACGCTGTGCGCGGTATGTCTAGCGGCGAAAGTAAAACTTTCCCCCTGAACTTCCCTGCCGACTACCACGGTAAAGATGTGGCTGGCAAGCAAGCTGATTTCTTAGTAACCGTTAAGAAAGTCGAAGCGGCTCACCTTCCAGAAGTTAACGAAGCCTTGGCAAAGTCGCTAGGTATAGTTGACGGTACGGTTGAAGCCTTGCGCGCTGACATCAAGAAAAATCTGGATCGCGAAGTTAAGTTCCGCCTGCTAGCACGTAACAAAAACGCTGTCATGGACGTGTTGGTTGCCAACGCTGAACTCGACCTGCCTAATTCAAGCGTACAGTCTGAGCTCGAGCGCATGATCGAAGGCGCACGCGCCGACCTCAAGCAACGCGGTGTCAAGGACGCTGACAAAGCACCAATTCCAGAAGAAATCTTTCGCCCACAAGCTGAAAAGCGTGTGCGTTTAGGTTTGGTGGTGGCTGAACTGGTTCGCTCGAATGAACTGCAAGCCAAGCCTGAGCAACTCAAAGCGCACATTGAAGAGCTTGCTGCCAGCTATGAAAAACCACAAGACGTGGTTCGCTGGTACCTGAGCGACAACAACCGCATGGCTGAAGTCGAAGCGGTTGTGATTGAAAACAATGTCACCGATTTTGTGCTCGGTAAAGTCAAGGTCAGCGACAAATCCATCTCGTTTGACGAGTTGATGGCCCAGAACTAA